A stretch of DNA from Lotus japonicus ecotype B-129 chromosome 4, LjGifu_v1.2:
TAAAAGCATCACATACATGAAAAATGCGCCACTTATTTTTCATGTCCAAGTAAAGTAAATCTTAAATTTCTAAGTTTCACCATTAGTAATAATAACTTCCTACTTTGTATCAAGGTTTGTTACAACAACATATTGACTGATCCACATCATCTCTTTTCCTAGAGTTGTAAAATGTGTTGGAGGAAAGTTTTTTCGCGTAAAATTTGTGTTCTCAAATAAACTCGTGTCAGCGAATCGAGCAATAAAAATGAAGTCAGAGTTTTATACATGCATTGCTCCTTTTAAGATTTATTATTTCACGCTAcgtttttacattatttatgtaTTATGAGTCTCCAAGTGAAAAATGACCGCCATATTCGCTGATGTATCGATTTAAATAGAATGAACTTTACGATATGAAATTTGTTATCCGGCAGTGTAAAATGTCAAGTCCGAATATGGTTAAAGAATAAGTTACAAACTACAATAACATATCCTATACCATATAAACATTAACAATAAAGATGATATGATATCTTATACCATATAAACATGATTATTCATTAACAATGAAAATGATGATTTGCCAtttccaccactaccaccaccaccaccattgtctttCTTGATATGGTATGAGTATGGGCCGGACCGTGTGAAATGAAAGACATGGTTGGCCCAAAATGAATCCTTGAGACAATGTGAGAAATCTGAACAAAACTGAAATGAATAATATTTAATGGAAGCCAGCAAGCACAGAACGGTGTTGATGTGTTGTTTACTGTCACTTTCATCGTTCGTTCGTTTCATCTTCCATCATTTCCAAGGTACAACTGTCACTccaactcttcttcttcttcttcttcttcttcttctttctttatttcTGGGTTTATGCTCAACTATGTCTAGGTTTTTTGTATTCaatttttgttttccttttatttGATAATGCATGTTCATCTTGTTGACTGTGTTCCCTGATATGAAGGTGAATCTACTGTATTGTGCTATGTGGGTTCGTTGTGAATGTAATGGTAGCTTATTGTTTGTTTCTCAAGGTTTTTTCTTTCATACcacttttttttcatctttttgaAGCTGTTGATTTTGAAATGGGTTAGggtttttctggttttgttgcTTCAATGCTTCACATTTAGTTATGATCCTGCTGTGTGGTTTTGATTGTTACCATTTTGGTGATTTGTGTTAAATAGATTATGAAGGGTCTTCAATTGTTGGTTTGATTTCTGAGGTAGTTGTTTGATTCAAGtatttttgcattgtttctTTCATGCATTTGGGTGTTTGATTTTGCttaaaagtttgattttttataCAAGTTTACACACATACAGTAATTGTGGATTACTTACAATTTGTGTCATCTTCTGTTGTTACTGTGCTGCTATTTATTGTTCTAATAACTCAATCATGCGATTCTTGATTTTAGAAATATGTCTGTACTCTGTAATATCAAAGGTTCTTAATACTATTCTGATAGTTTGCAAGTTATAAAAAATGCAGGGTCAATGTGAATTTGAGGGCTCTATATCTTTGGGGGGACTGGTGGCAGTGGCTTGTTGGAAGGTTTGTTCACTTTGTGCATTTTAATATGGTTAAGGTGTTTTGGGAGAAGTTAATTTAAATGTAGCTTGTTTGACAGGGGACTTGGCCATAGTACTCCGTGGAAGGTTGAGAGTTTGATCTTTGATGGAGTGCAATAAAGAAGAGGCCTTAAGGGCCAGGGACATTGCTGAGAAGAAGATCGAAAGCAGGGATTTCACGGGAGCTCGTAAATTTGCTCTCAAGGCTCAGCGGTTGTTTCCTGATTTGGAAAATATATCTCAAATGCTTGTTGTTTGTGATGTGCACTGTTCTGCTGAGCAGAAATTATTTGGTAATGAGATAGACTGGTACGGAATTCTCCAAGTTGAACAGACAGCTGATGATGCAACAATTAAGAAGCAATACAGGAAGTATGCTCTCCAATTGCATCCTGACAAAAACAAGTTTGCTGGTGCAGAATCTGCTTTTAAGTTGATTGGGGAAGCTCAAAGAGTGCTTTTGGACAAAGAAAAACGAACTCAGCTTGACATGAAGCGCAGGGTTCCTACAAGCAAAACTGCTATGCCGCGCCATAATCCGCAGAAAGCTCCTACGAATTTCAATTCTGCGACGAAAACCAACAATGTCAAGCCCAAATTCACAAACACGAAAGCTCAGCAGCAGcgacagcaacaacaacaaagacagCAAGCGAAGCAGCAACAAAATGGTAGCCGCCCTACTTTTTGGACCCACTGCCCATTTTGTTCTGTTAAGTATCAGTATTACAGAGAAGTTTTAAATAAACCTCTTCGCTGCCAACATTGCCAGAAGCCCTTCATTGCATGTGATGCGAATGTTCAAGGTACATCACCAGCAACTAATTCAAGTCAGCAAGCTTTTAACCAGCAGAAAGATGGTCTGAATCATGATGCTTCCAGGGTGGGTGTTGAATCTCAAGGCAACTTGCATGCTGAGAAGTCCAATACAGGGCCTTATGAGAAAAAAGGCCCTACTAATGTCTCTCAAAAGCCAAATGGAAAGAGAAAGAGGAATCAGGTTGCAGAATCCAGTCAAAGTTCTGATTTTACAAGCAGCAGTGGTTCTGAAGATGATATGTTTGCTGGTGGGGATGGTTTTCCTGGTGTAGGAAACCATTCGACTTATGCGGAAGAACAACGGCGCAGATCTTCACGTCAAAAACAAAATGTTTCATACAAAGATAATGTGTGTAACGAAGGTGATGACTTATTAAGACCCTCAAAAAGCGGTCATGGTGAGACCACTGAAGTGAAAGTTCAGAATGGTTTTGCTGCTGACCCTTCATATCCAACTTCTAAAGCGGCAAATCATCCAAATGTTTATCTCTATCCTGAAGCAGAGTTCAGTGACTTTGACAAGGGCAgggaaaaaaaatgttttgcCGCAGGGCAGATTTGGGCTATTTATGATCCAACAGATGGCATGCCTAGATTCTATGCTTTAATCAGTAAAGTTCTCTCTCCTGAGTTCAAGCTGCAGATAACATGGTTTGTACCACATCCTGATGACAGCGATGAAATCAACTGGGTAAAGGCAGAATTGCCCGTTGCTTGTGGGAAGTATAGACTTGGTGGCACTGACATCACTGAAGATCACCTAATGTTCTCTCATCTGGTTATGTGTGGAAGAGTTAGCCGGAATATTAAAGTGTATCCTAGAAAGGGTGAAACTTGGGCTCTTTTCAAGAATTGGGATATCAAATGGTACATGCATCCAGAATCTAATAAGCAGTATGAATTTGAGTTTGTTGAAATCTTGTCAGATTACGTCGAAGGTGAGGGTGTGCGCGTTGCATACTTATCTAAGTTGAAAGGTTTTGCATGCCTCTTTCGAATTACGAAAGAAGATAGCCAGACATTTCAAATTCCACTCGGGGAATTATTTAGATTCTCTCACAGAGTTCCATCTTTCAAAATGACTGGTCAGGAAGGAGTAGGTGTTCATATAGGATCTTATGAACTTGATCCTGCATCTTTGCCATTGAATCTTGAAGGTATTGCTGTTCCTGAAAATTTTGATGTCAAGATTGGCCAAAGTTCATCTGACAGGGATAATAGAAGCAATTTGGCTGAGAACAAGGATTCAGTTGATGATATTGATGATCTTCTTGCTTCTCCAGCTTCGACTCAGGGTCCCATTGAAATTCCAGATTCTAAATTCTTCAATTTTGATTCCAGGAGGTCCCTTGAAAAGTTTCAGATTGGCCAGATTTGGGCATTTTACAGTGATGAGGATGGATTGCCAAAATATTATGGTCAGATTAGTAAGATTGAGACCAGCCCAGATCTTGAATTGCATGTTCATTGGCTTACTTGCTGCTGGCTACCTGAGGATACCATTAAatgggaagaagaagatatGCCTATTTCCTGTGGCAGATTTAATGTTCGTAAATCAGCTGAATTTCTCAATGTTTATAATGACACATCTTCTATTTCACATCAAGTGCACGCTGATGCTGTTGTTCAGAATAAGCGTTACGCCATCTTTCCAAAGCAAGGTGAAGTCTGGGCACTATATAGAAATTGGTCAAGTGGAATCAAAAGTTCTGACCTGAAAAATTGGGAGTATGacatagttgaagttcttggaGAAACTGATGTGTTCATAGATGTTTTAATATTGGAGCATGTCCCTGATTTCAGTTCAGTTTTCAGGGCCAAATCAAATCTAGGGCCGTCTGTCAACCTTAGAAAAATATCCAAAAAAGAGTTGCTTAGGTTCTCCCACCAAATCCCAGGTTTCAGGCTGACAGAAGAAGAGCATGGCAATCTGAGAGGCTTCTGGGAACTTGATCCCGGTGCGCTACCAGTTCATTACTATCATGTATAAGAAGAAAGGgattggggaagaagaagcgtTATTTTGGAGACTCAGGTTTTTGTAATTAGATGAGGACTCACTGCAGTTAATATGACAGCACCGGAGGTGTACATTTTGTTAATGTTTCGGCAACCCCTTGAAGTTGAAGGAAGGTATGCCGGTTCCTAATGTGAAATTTATAAGTATTAGGTTACAAATTACTAAAGGAGGTGTGAGAGTTTAATGATCATGTAGTTGTCATATTTTTCTGTTCTGTTATCTTCATTGTATATCTGGTAGAAAAGACTGACTTGCATGTATGGCATTAGGCTCTGGTAGCCATGGTAAATATGATGttagctctctctctctctctctctatatatatatatatatatatatatatatatatatcattttccCTTCTTTTATTTTACCTGGTTTTCTTTCATGTAACGATTTTTAAGAAGTTTTTGAAATGTTCGTGAGAGGCAAATTGAATGCACAAGAATTGGTCTAAGTTGATGGTAAATGTCTGGCCTGAGTGCGTTGTTGAAGGAACAATAGAAAGTATAGAAGTGACCTTGGAAAAATGAGTTCAAAATTTGAAGAAATTTTAAATATTGATAAATTAAATTGATGCATTTGATGACATATTTTGTGTGGATGATGAATGGTTGATCGAATTCAATGGCGTTGAGTGATTCATATAGCCGATTGTTGGTGTTGTTGGATGAGGAATGTTTAAGAGGTAGAGTAAAATGAGTGATTTTTTGAAATTCTTTTAAaagaaagtgattttttttaataaaattttcttGTATTTTTAGAATCTTAATCGAGATATTTTATATGAATCATTTTTAATTCTCTCAATAAGTATATTACTTTGTTATAATAAATTATCAagttaattatataaaaaagaAGATTCTACATCGGAAATATAAATAACACCCTCAATGGATTGATCCCTAACCTCCTCACCCCAATCCATATGTCTCAATAACACGTTTTAGAATCCAAACATCATGAAAAACACTAAATTAAGTATTTTCAAACCTAGAAAATTATTGGTATGAATGATTCGGAATATGGATTAAGATGATCTCATATGACATAACAATATTAAGTAAATATTGTATTTATAtctttttttcataaatattcAAATAGTTCAACCTATAGTTACATATTTAATACATAAAGTGAGACAAAAGTTTAATATGGAAAGAACATGAAAGAGAATCATGATTCCAACATATATGGTTTTTCATGTTGTCTGTATTTATTAGCTAAATATAATAACTACAGAAGAAAATCACATCGGGCATTTGGTCTAGTGGTATGATTCTCGCTTTGGGTGCGAGAGGTCCGGAGTTCGATTCTCCGAATGCCCCCTTTTTAAACATTTTGCAGTTTTTTACGTTTATAACAAAGCAAAGTGATGATCATGCACTGCAAAATCTTCTAATGAAAAATTTCTCTTTCAACAAAGAATAAAACGTTTAAGCTAGATAACAGTCCTCTATTTTTTTTACCAAGTAGATTTGATTAGTTGGGTCATCATGAAATAACAAAAGAAAACAACTTCAATTAACAAACAAATGAATCCAAAACACAACTAGTGAGAGAACACCTTATAGGTGCGTTGAGGAACTTTCCTAACAATAGCCAACATGAGATCCAAGTAAAGAGGAAGCTGAACCAACACAAAAAATGACACTGGCAAACATGTCACAGCATATATCACATAAGTATAAGACTTGAGTCCATCTTCAATCACAAAGAAGTGTCCTGCACAGAAAGAAACCAAGATGGATGTAATAGCTGTCCACAGTGAACTCATTCCTAGAAGCAGCTTCCTAGGCAAATCCATGGCAAAATCTCTTTCTTGGTATCTTGATGTTAGTATTGAGAGGAACAGAACAAGTGCTGTGACTGAGGAACATAGTGCTCCAAGTGATGACACAGCAAACACCTGTTGGAAATTACTGACAAATTAAATCTCAATTGCAATATGCAACAATTGTTTAAAGAGTTATTGTGATTTCATTTCTCATAAATGAAAAATGTAACAACACCTTGAAAGCTAGTTGTCCATTCAAGAGTGGCGTGCCGCTTTCCTGGTTGGAGCCGCCAGGGATTGATGTTGAGGTTGTGAATGCAACTGTGGCAACAAGTGCTGCAACTACTGAGTATGAGTCTGAGGTTTTGGCAAGCCATTTCCTTCCCTCTTTCACAAGCTCTCCATGTGTGCTAATGAAGACCTGTTTTGCTGTTTGTCCCTTGTTATTGTAACGTGCATAGAAATTTGGTGGCATGGAGTTCTTAACAAGCTGAAAAGGAACAAAAATCCAGAGTAAggcttctataattgattttagTAGCTTTTGGTTCTCGAAATGAATTATGAAGAAAGAAAAGCTTGTTCCAAACATGCTGATAATCTACTTAGCTGAAAATGAAATCAGATTCAACTATTAGCAAATTGatagttttaatttatttttttcgtCTAATCCATGTGGAAGTTATTATTGCAACAAAAAAACCTATCATTCatgattttaaattgcggttgcggTTATCACTGCGTTACAAAATTGCGGACAAATGCAGGTTGATGCGGCCGCAATTGCCGTTGCGGACAACAATTTAAAACTATGCTCTCATTCCTACCATTACCATTTGAGGCATTGAATTGAGTCCAAGCAATGTGTACCCTCATTATTGCTCAGCTCCATTCAGATTGACATAAAAGTCAACTGTGGAGATTGGACAAGTCTTGACCCAAGAAGTGGTATTTATCACCCAGTACCCTCCATATTTTCCCCCAAATAACACAGTTAATTTCTCACATCAATATCTCTTGCAATTTTTCTTGGTAACATCTAGCATTGCTACtataaatatttgaaaattctaAAATCAAAGTCCCTTTAATTTGCTGGGAAAATAACTAGCTAGGCTAATTTGTACAGGTTTTCAAGATTATAAGGACGAGTGATATGAAATGCAGACTGATTACCTTATACCACTTATATTCCCACTGCATTTGCATTGCATCACCAGGGACTCTCCAAGGCCTATGTTCCTTATAAGTGGCAGCAAGGTGCAATGCACTGTTACCTTGATTGTCTATGTGACGAAATGCACTTTCCTTCACTAAATTCCTTTTCATCAACAAGTTGTAGACACGAGGTTGCCTATTTTCTATTGCCAAAAGAACAACATTCTTGTTATCAGAGTCAACATCATGAATAGCCACATGGAAGGTATCCAGGATCTTTTCCACAATTTCAGTCACTCCCATCTTTGCTGCAATTAAAATTGGTGACACCCTTCTCCTTTTCTCAATAGCTCCCCTTTTCATATTATCAATGTCATGTTGAAGATCAAGGGAGTTTTTTCCAGTATAATCATACTTGTACAAAGAAGCTCTCTGAATTAATTCATCCATCACTTGCTTAGCCCTCATGTGTTTCTCCTTTTTCCTTTGGATTTTCTCTATCCATGATGCTCCTGTTTAGTGAAGTAAACATAGAAATTGGTTGTTTATATCAGTCCACTAAAAACTACACATCTATAAGCATAGTCTCCTTTAGACTTCTTATAGCATGTTTAGAtcttgtttaattttttcctaaaatcaattatgacacGCAGAAACTACTTAATGAGGTTTctccccaaaattgattttggctaaGAAATAAATTGCTATAAAATTGGTAAGCATGTTGCTTCTTGTTCATGCATATTTTCTACTGTAGTTTTAACTTATTAACAATGAAACAACACAAGATGATGATGTACATTTACTTACCCACACCAAAAAGGACTAGCAAGCCCTTCATCATTAAGGTTAGAAATCGAATGATCACTTCCCAATTCGGAGGGAACCGATTGAgcttcttttctttccttccactttttttttctatgcACAATAACAACAAATATGTCAGAAAATGGATGCTGATCGAGAACACTTTAAAGGTCACCATTTTGCCATCAGGTAACATGCATGCCATGATAGTAGTGTATAAGAGAAAGAACAAAGCCAACTACAAGCTTAATTACTATGCAGCAATATGCATGCACAATTTTTACTATGCATAATTAGGGTGCACTTTTAAATTTGTCTTGCACAGTGATCACTTTACACGTTTACAGTGATGCGTTTTGCCGACAAATCAATATCATGAATGCTAATGCAATGCTTGAAACTCTTCATAATTAATAAGCTTGAATTAATGCAAGGACCAACATCATGGTTTTTATAAGAGGAAGGAATGACTACCACATTTGAGATTGGGTGATGAGAAATTTTCTTCATCACTAGTTGCTGCTTTTTCACTATCTTTTGTGCCTATTGCTGAAACCCAGCAAACAGACTAATGAGTTAGGTCATCTAGTTCCATGAAATAGACAAAACTAAATTGAATAATGGAAACAGGATTCGCCTACTTATAACTTTAACCATATTCTTCAACAAATATAAGAATCTGATGCATGTTCCGTAGTTCATTGGATAGTTAAAAATTTGTGTGTCTCCTTTATTGTTACTGAGGTCCTCTGTTTCTTCCTTCAGCTCATAGATAATCAAACCTGTCACAACCGTTTGACAAAAATATACAAGTCAGTAAGTCACTAGTGAGAATACAAAACCAATATGTATAAGGTTGACATATCTCAAGTTTTAGCCACATAAAAATTTAGCAAAGGTTAAACACTTTCACCACTGCTCACTTCAACTTCTGTATATACAGGTTCGATCATAttgtaaattaaaaattaattgttCATATTTCTCTTCTTGGCTAAGAGGATTCTCTCTTATTCATTGGTAATTTGAATGTCCAAGTGTCTTTTATAGGTACGCCCCCACTATTGATTATCATTGCTCCACCGTGATCTCAACAATTCACACCAGCATGCACCACCAAGACCAAACGAAGAATCTCTCTGATCACATACTAGAAGAACAACTACATATAAAACAGAAATTGCCATATTGATGGACCCACATTGTCACACACATATTATACAAATAGTACTTATTCTTGCATCTGTATATGAAATGTCATACATAAAAACATTTTGCACAAAGTCCATAAACGTTTATTATTTCCTTTTGCATCTTTGAAGGATAATATAGCAATAAGTACCAAAGACGATATCTTGGGAAAAATTACAAAGAAGTATGTAACAAAACTACTTGGACATCATTATTCTTACAATTATAGATGACACAATCAAGGAACTGCATCCCAGTGCTGCTTTTGAAACAATTAGGCTTCCTAGCAAGAATGTGAAGAGGTGACAAGCCATCCTCATTGAGAGAATCCGCAAGTTTTGGGTATAAGTGAATTATTTGAAGTGCCAAACCTAACAAACTCATCAAACTTCAATGAATATATTTAAAAGTTGAAACAGTATTATTCTAGCATGTTCCTCAAATTAAGAAATTGCACTATCTGCATGAGGAatcaaaaccttttgtttcCAAATTGTGTCTCAATTTCATGTCTCACCATAAAAACTTTTCGTATCAATTAAAAAGGACATGAGTGAGGCAGTGCAGTTAAAGACTTACATAGTGGTTTTTAATTAGCATGTCAGTGAGAAAGACATGAGACACAATTTGAGAATAGAAGATTTCGATGCTTGCAGGAGAATGACACTTACCAAAACTTTCATTAGAGATGGTAGAATGAAGAATTGTGTCCCCGTTGCTCTTTATGCATGGTGAATAGTCCTCTTTGTTTTGTAGGTGACCATGGAGGCAAAAAAATGCATCTTTCATGCCATGAAAAGCTGCCAAAAAGAGAGGGGTCTCACCTTCAAAATTCCGGCACAAAATGAGTTTGTGATCTCTTTTGGAAACACTGTTGCAAATGTCCACATTCCCAAGCTCTGCTGCTAGATGTAAAGGAGTGTTTCCCTTTGAGTTCTGTAATTGTAGGACATCAAGAGACACATCTTCTCTTATATTCTCCAATAGGGTCGTCAAAAATTTGGTTTGGGACATGTAGACAGCAATGTGTAAGACAGTGTCCTCTGCTTTTGTGATCTTTGCTTCCAAAGTTTGAGGGTTATTCTCATAGGCCTCTAAAACTTCTCTCCATTGGCCTTTCATGGCATAGTTGAACAAACCTTCAATCTCAACCACCACCATTTCAAAAGCTAGTTATTTCCTTTCGGATCAACAGATGTTAAGAGTGTGTACACATGCATATGTGCAAAGAGTTTAAATATCAATCTTCTTTCTCTGTTAAACATTAATTGTATAAGTAATGCATTCTTTTTAACAAGTTGTCTAGTTGTGCTTGAATTAAATTAATTCAAGGCCAATTCAAAAGGGTTTGGACTATGTTTCTTTTTAAAGAGAACTCACATGAAGTTTAATGAATAATGAAGATTGTTGAAGAATGTGTTGCTGCTACTTCAATTAGGGTCAGCCATATACATTTTCATTACTCCTATAAATGGAGGAGTATAACTTTAAGGTTAAAGTGCAGAATTAAAACTCTAAAAATcttcataattttataatttcaagGTTAAAGTGCAGAATTAAAACTACACCCTCTTAGTTTAGAGGATTATAATCAAAATTATACATagattttatagttttattccTGTGCCAGTGTGGTCCTGTCCTACATATCCTTCCCCGGTTATCTTGCTTTAACTTCCACATCTTCCTATGCAAGATAAGCATTTTCTCTTTGTGAAGGAGATTTAGATTCCAATATACCTAGAGAATGCCAAAAGGCTAAAGTTAATACATGCTTCATGTTCTTTTTTCGTTTAATACTATGTTTATCTTAACTTCGTTTTAAAGTTTAGTATATAGATTTGCCTTTGTTTTAAAAGAggataaaaaattgatttttttatccTTTCTCAAGTTTTTTATGATTGTAATCAAGACAAGCATACATTTGTCAGTGGTAACATGGGCAAGTGTCCCTTTTCAATCCTTGCTCCTCCTATGATTTCACAATTTGTATAGAATTCAAGACACATTTATTTAGAAGTTAAGACATATAGTTTCTAACAAGAAGTGATTCTAGAGTATTTCACTGTGAAATCAAACACATAATAGTGAATTGTCTTATTGAACTCCGGTTCAAACACTAAAATAAAAGATAGGTAGACGCATGAATTTGCTAGTTGAGTAACACAGAAGTAAAAGAAACCTCTAGCTTAAAGTTGATCAAGCTTATCGAAGTCTTAACCCATTTTAATGTTCTGTTATGCGTCAGATCAATGCTTCATTAGAAATAAGAAACAAAGTTGTTTTTTTACCTCTTCAAATGGATCAAAATTTTCTGGACTAAGAATTCTTTATATTCTGATAATTGAGTTTTTGTTATTTGGGTGGTTTGAGTTAGACAAAGGGTAATAGTTtcttccgatgtaccaaaaaaaaaaaagacaaatggTATAGTGATTTTGACAAATTTTAGTAACTTGACAATAGTTGAGAAATTCTGCGAGTACAAAAAAATGAATGTTCAGAAACAGAAACTTATGCATTCCATTCCATTATGCATACTTCAACCCCAACAATACAATCCATTATGCATACTTCATTCCTTGAGGTCGTTCATCCATTCCATTATGCATACTTCAATCCTTGAGTTCGTTCATCCATTCCATTATGCATACTTTAATCCTTGTTATATACTTGTTCATAGAAGTGCTTACACTCTTCTACACATTTCATATAATTggtttatttttgaaaaagtctTACACATTTACTCCATAAGTTAAACACTTTTATAAAATTTTGATACATTCATAGTTACATATTGTCATTCACTTACATATCATTTTAACTAactttctcttcctttctcactTTTTTAtctatcatatatcacattttcttttttcttactTCTATATTTCATTAATTGGAGGTGTATTTAAAGTGTGTATGTcttgttttcctttttataATTGTGTTGATTAATAAGATGGTGGTGTGTTTAAAAGTGTCATTATTGGATTTGTTAACTATATAGAATGTAGAGCTAATATGAGGAATAGTTATGGGCTTGCTGATGGGAGTGGCGCTGGGGTTAGTGGGATTGATTCAGGTTCTGGGTTTTTTGGCCCAATCCCTCCCCATACTTTTACCAGACCTCAAAAAAAACTAATCTTTGTCCAACAACACTAATCATTAAAATGTTGccaaaataattaaaactaATAATTACAAGTCTTTATCTACTCCCTCCgatcctatttaactgtccaggatgagaagaaacacacatattaagaagtgcaattaattttgttacttttcataaaattattatttgatttcctatttcaccctttaaaatgtgtattatctttcctcatttattgtttctgcaaggacatttcttggaaaaatatcatttaattttcatttgaaaaactCTAAGTAtacagatatataggaacaaatttttttcttcaaagtagacagttaataaggaacggagggagtattaaatattttttgcaCTAATTAACATGTAATATGCTACCCAGGAAGAATTattcttaaaaataataatttgccCACTTTTTGTATGGTATAAGTTTCTCATCACTTTTAAACgtcaaaaaataaaatcctCACATTTTACATAACAAGTTTATAAATTGCTTCCACGTTCATGTGACACATTGGTTGTTGAAATATGTGGGACAATACCCAAACTATTTTGAGATATCAAAGAGAAGATAAAGGTGCCCTCAAACGATGATATTTTTACAATTTATGGGGGAAAAATACTAACAAAGAGAAATACGAAAATTAAAGGAATTCTCAATTCGTTTCTGTTCTCATAACACAAGTATTAACCGTTGTAACTAACTGTTCCCCTTGCAATCAACCGTAAAAACCTTTACCCACAATTAATATTTTCTGAAATTTCTATCTTTCATTTTGTAATTGCAGTGTCACGTTCAGGC
This window harbors:
- the LOC130711082 gene encoding uncharacterized protein LOC130711082, translated to MECNKEEALRARDIAEKKIESRDFTGARKFALKAQRLFPDLENISQMLVVCDVHCSAEQKLFGNEIDWYGILQVEQTADDATIKKQYRKYALQLHPDKNKFAGAESAFKLIGEAQRVLLDKEKRTQLDMKRRVPTSKTAMPRHNPQKAPTNFNSATKTNNVKPKFTNTKAQQQRQQQQQRQQAKQQQNGSRPTFWTHCPFCSVKYQYYREVLNKPLRCQHCQKPFIACDANVQGTSPATNSSQQAFNQQKDGLNHDASRVGVESQGNLHAEKSNTGPYEKKGPTNVSQKPNGKRKRNQVAESSQSSDFTSSSGSEDDMFAGGDGFPGVGNHSTYAEEQRRRSSRQKQNVSYKDNVCNEGDDLLRPSKSGHGETTEVKVQNGFAADPSYPTSKAANHPNVYLYPEAEFSDFDKGREKKCFAAGQIWAIYDPTDGMPRFYALISKVLSPEFKLQITWFVPHPDDSDEINWVKAELPVACGKYRLGGTDITEDHLMFSHLVMCGRVSRNIKVYPRKGETWALFKNWDIKWYMHPESNKQYEFEFVEILSDYVEGEGVRVAYLSKLKGFACLFRITKEDSQTFQIPLGELFRFSHRVPSFKMTGQEGVGVHIGSYELDPASLPLNLEGIAVPENFDVKIGQSSSDRDNRSNLAENKDSVDDIDDLLASPASTQGPIEIPDSKFFNFDSRRSLEKFQIGQIWAFYSDEDGLPKYYGQISKIETSPDLELHVHWLTCCWLPEDTIKWEEEDMPISCGRFNVRKSAEFLNVYNDTSSISHQVHADAVVQNKRYAIFPKQGEVWALYRNWSSGIKSSDLKNWEYDIVEVLGETDVFIDVLILEHVPDFSSVFRAKSNLGPSVNLRKISKKELLRFSHQIPGFRLTEEEHGNLRGFWELDPGALPVHYYHV
- the LOC130713620 gene encoding uncharacterized protein LOC130713620, translating into MVVVEIEGLFNYAMKGQWREVLEAYENNPQTLEAKITKAEDTVLHIAVYMSQTKFLTTLLENIREDVSLDVLQLQNSKGNTPLHLAAELGNVDICNSVSKRDHKLILCRNFEGETPLFLAAFHGMKDAFFCLHGHLQNKEDYSPCIKSNGDTILHSTISNESFGLALQIIHLYPKLADSLNEDGLSPLHILARKPNCFKSSTGMQFLDCVIYNCLIIYELKEETEDLSNNKGDTQIFNYPMNYGTCIRFLYLLKNMVKVITIGTKDSEKAATSDEENFSSPNLKCEKKSGRKEKKLNRFPPNWEVIIRFLTLMMKGLLVLFGVGASWIEKIQRKKEKHMRAKQVMDELIQRASLYKYDYTGKNSLDLQHDIDNMKRGAIEKRRRVSPILIAAKMGVTEIVEKILDTFHVAIHDVDSDNKNVVLLAIENRQPRVYNLLMKRNLVKESAFRHIDNQGNSALHLAATYKEHRPWRVPGDAMQMQWEYKWYKLVKNSMPPNFYARYNNKGQTAKQVFISTHGELVKEGRKWLAKTSDSYSVVAALVATVAFTTSTSIPGGSNQESGTPLLNGQLAFKVFAVSSLGALCSSVTALVLFLSILTSRYQERDFAMDLPRKLLLGMSSLWTAITSILVSFCAGHFFVIEDGLKSYTYVIYAVTCLPVSFFVLVQLPLYLDLMLAIVRKVPQRTYKVFSH